The Sesamum indicum cultivar Zhongzhi No. 13 linkage group LG6, S_indicum_v1.0, whole genome shotgun sequence genome has a segment encoding these proteins:
- the LOC105163554 gene encoding uncharacterized protein LOC105163554, translating into MKKMNSLLLFNVLIVLSQLCGFVLCKECTNIPTPLTSHTFRYELMTSHNETWKKEVFAHYHLTPTDDSAWQTLFPRKMLREEEEPHWAAMYRKIKNSGGAKGIGGLLNEVALNDVRLDPSSLHGQAQQTNLEYLLMLDVDRLVWSFRKTAGLETPGQPYGGWESPNIELRGHFVGHYMSASAQMWASTHNDSLKEKMNAVVSVLSACQEKIGTGYLSAFPSELFDRFEAIKPVWAPYYTIHKILAGLLDQYTLAGNDQALKMTTWMVDYFYNRVQNVISKYTLARHWTSLNEETGGMNDVLYRLYSITGDQKHLILAHLFDKPCFLGLLAVKADDISEFHANTHIPVVIGSQMRYELTGDPLYKEIGTFFMDTVNSSHSYATGGTSVGEFWSDPKRLADTLQTENEESCTTYNMLKVSRHLFRWTKEMAYADYYERALTNGVLSIQRGKDPGIMIYMLPLARGASKAKSYHGWGTKYDSFWCCYGTGIESFSKLGDSIYFEEGGKPPTLYIIQYISSSLNWRSGNIDLIQDVEQVVSWDPRLRVSFTFTSNEHAAGGVASTLNFRIPLWTYSDGAKASLNGQDMPLVTPGNFLPVTRSWSAGDKITFELPISFRTEAIKDDRPEYGSIQAIFYGPYLLAGLSSGDWDINAKSATSFSDWITPVPAEYNSHLISLSQESGESAFAVTNSDNSLTLENIPQPGTDSAVSSSFRLILKEPGRGNFSGPGDAIGKLVMLESFNLPGMFIVHYGDGKNLGVAGSSDAGGSVFRMVAGLDGKNTTVSLESADKNGCFFYSDAGYKNGTSIKLSCNSGSSSDEGFKQAASFTLRKGFSEYHPISFVAKGVQRNFLLSPLLSLRDESYTVYFNIHS; encoded by the exons atgaaaaaaatgaattcttTACTGCTGTTCAATGTCCTCATTGTTTTGTCTCAGTTGTgtggttttgttttgtgtaaGGAGTGTACCAACATTCCAACTCCATTGACATCACATACTTTCAGATATGAATTAATGACATCCCATAATGAGACATGGAAAAAGGAGGTGTTTGCTCATTACCATTTGACTCCTACGGATGATTCCGCCTGGCAAACTTTATTCCCAAGAAAGATGTTAAGGGAGGAAGAGGAACCCCATTGGGCTGCTATGTATaggaaaatcaagaattctGGTGGGGCTAAAGGGATTGGAGGGCTGCTGAATGAAGTTGCATTGAACGACGTGAGGCTTGATCCTAGTTCGTTGCACGGACAGGCTCAGCAGACTAATTTGGAGTATTTGTTGATGTTGGATGTGGATAGATTGGTGTGGAGTTTTAGGAAGACGGCGGGTTTGGAGACTCCTGGACAGCCGTATGGCGGCTGGGAGTCTCCAAATATCGAGCTCCGTGGTCATTTTGTAG GTCACTATATGAGTGCCTCGGCACAAATGTGGGCTAGCACTCACAATGACAGCCtcaaagagaaaatgaatgCTGTGGTTTCCGTTCTATCGGCTTGTCAGGAGAAAATCGGGACAGGGTATCTTTCGGCTTTCCCCTCGGAATTGTTTGACCGTTTTGAAGCAATAAAGCCCGTTTGGGCGCCATACTACACGATTCACAAG ATATTGGCAGGCCTTTTGGATCAGTATACTCTGGCTGGCAATGATCAAGCTCTGAAAATGACAACATGGATGGTTGATTACTTCTATAATCGAGTACAGAATGTGATATCAAAGTACACACTTGCAAGGCACTGGACATCGTTAAATGAGGAAACTGGAGGCATGAACGATGTTCTTTACAGATTATACAGCATAACG GGTGATCAGAAACACTTGATATTAGCTCACCTGTTTGATAAACCGTGCTTTCTAGGATTGCTAGCTGTTAAG GCTGATGATATATCCGAATTTCATGCAAATACTCACATTCCAGTGGTTATTGGATCTCAAATGCGGTATGAACTTACCGGTGATCCCCTGTATAAG GAAATAGGAACATTCTTCATGGACACTGTTAACTCTTCTCATAGCTATGCCACCGGAGGAACATCGGTTGGGGAGTTCTG GTCTGATCCAAAGCGTTTGGCTGACACTCTACAGACTGAGAATGAAGAATCATGCACCACTTATAACATGCTCAAG GTTTCGCGGCACCTGTTCAGGTGGACCAAGGAAATGGCATACGCAGATTATTACGAGCGAGCTCTAACAAACGGTGTATTGAGCATCCAGCGAGGAAAGGATCCTGGAATAATGATCTACATGCTTCCATTAGCCCGAGGTGCTTCTAAGGCCAAAAGCTACCATGGATGGGGAACGAAATACGATTCTTTCTGGTGCTGCTATGGGACAG GAATTGAATCGTTTTCAAAACTGGGAGATTCGATATACTTTGAAGAGGGAGGAAAGCCTCCAACTCTTTACATAATCCAGTACATAAGTAGCTCTCTGAATTGGAGATCAGGAAATATTGACCTGATCCAGGATGTAGAGCAAGTTGTTTCATGGGATCCACGCCTTCGAGTTTCATTCACATTTACATCAAACGAG CACGCGGCAGGTGGGGTAGCATCAACCTTGAACTTCAGAATACCTCTTTGGACATATTCTGATGGTGCAAAGGCATCGTTAAACGGCCAGGATATGCCCTTAGTAACTCCAG GCAATTTTTTACCGGTCACTAGATCTTGGAGCGCTGGCGacaaaattacttttgaaCTGCCTATAAGTTTTAGAACCGAGGCTATTAAAG ATGATCGGCCAGAATATGGTTCTATTCAGGCAATATTCTACGGCCCCTACCTTCTTGCCGGTCTTTCCAGTGGCGACTGGGACATAAATGCAAAGTCAGCTACTTCATTTTCAGACTGGATCACTCCAGTTCCAGCTGAATACAATTCTCATTTGATATCTCTGTCCCAAGAATCCGGGGAATCAGCATTTGCCGTCACAAACTCCGACAACTCACTGACATTGGAAAATATTCCTCAACCAGGAACCGACTCTGCTGTCAGCTCATCGTTTAGGCTGATCTTGAAAGAGCCTGGACGGGGAAACTTTTCAGGGCCGGGAGACGCCATTGGGAAATTAGTCATGCTGGAATCATTCAACTTGCCAGGCATGTTCATTGTGCATTATGGAGATGGGAAGAATCTTGGAGTGGCTGGTTCCTCAGACGCTGGTGGTTCCGTTTTCCGCATGGTTGCTGGACTGGACGGCAAAAATACGACTGTGTCGTTGGAGTCTGCAGACAAGAACGGTTGCTTCTTTTACAGCGATGCGGGCTACAAAAACGGGACGAGCATCAAACTTAGCTGCAATTCAGGATCATCATCAGATGAAGGATTCAAACAGGCTGCAAGTTTCACATTGAGAAAAGGATTTAGTGAGTATCATCCCATCAGCTTTGTTGCAAAGGGTGTACAGAGGAACTTTCTACTGTCTCCGTTGCTTAGCCTAAGGGATGAGTCTTACACTGTCTACTTCAATATTCATTCTTAG
- the LOC105163555 gene encoding hemK methyltransferase family member 2 translates to MLSKIARINLVSSHPEVYDPCDDSFALVDALLADRANLLERHPSICMEIGCGSGYVITSLALLLGKEDSGAYYIATDINPHAVRVTCETLLAHGCHAEVVNTDIASGLEKRLSRSVDVMVVNPPYVPTPEEEVGRHGIASAWAGGENGRSVIDKILPVADKLLSDKGWLYLVTLTANNPLELCLQMRKKGYASRIILQRSTEEESLHVIKFSRDLDTLLEANECMALNKTENELATESSPFTPFSIWKYGKRNFN, encoded by the coding sequence ATGCTCTCTAAAATTGCTCGCATTAACCTTGTGAGTTCACATCCTGAAGTTTACGACCCATGTGATGATTCGTTTGCATTAGTTGATGCGCTCCTAGCTGATAGAGCTAACTTATTAGAACGTCATCCTTCAATCTGCATGGAAATTGGCTGTGGCAGTGGGTATGTTATAACTTCCCTAGCTCTTCTGCTTGGAAAAGAGGATTCTGGTGCCTACTATATCGCAACTGATATTAACCCCCATGCAGTCAGAGTAACTTGTGAAACACTACTAGCACATGGCTGTCATGCTGAGGTGGTTAATACAGATATTGCATCAGGACTGGAGAAGCGCTTATCAAGGTCTGTGGATGTGATGGTAGTGAACCCACCTTATGTGCCAACACCAGAAGAGGAGGTCGGACGTCATGGTATTGCCTCTGCTTGGGCCGGAGGGGAAAATGGCCGAAGTGTTATTGATAAGATATTGCCTGTTGCTGACAAGCTCTTGTCTGATAAGGGCTGGTTGTATTTAGTTACTCTTACTGCAAATAACCCCTTAGAGTTATGTCTTCAGATGAGAAAAAAAGGTTATGCTTCTCGTATCATTTTGCAGAGGTCAACAGAAGAGGAGAGCCTGCATGTTATCAAATTCTCGCGAGATTTGGATACTTTGTTGGAGGCTAATGAGTGTATGGCATTGaacaaaactgaaaatgaactAGCTACAGAGTCCTCGCCTTTTACTCCGTTTTCCATATGGAAATATGGGAAACGGAATTTTAACTAG